AAACCAGTATTTTAACACATCAAAAGGATGTTACTAGTGATTGATGTATGAAAGGTCTTAAAGTTAGACTTGGTTTAAGGCTTTAACCTCAAGCcttattctcttttcttttttactAGTGGCTTTATTCATTTATCTTATTTTGTTATCATCAAATCGTTTTTGTTCTCCTTGTATGACTCCGTGATCTCTTTTTATTTCAAAGTATTCAATAAATGTACttcttttcaataaaaaaaaaaaaccataagaAAATTTCAATTTAAACGATCATGTACAAGTAAAAAATTTGCAAgaagtaataaaatataaagaaaagaaattgaaggaAAACGAAAACcaaaaataatttattgtatTTACATATAGATCTATTCAAAATCTTGCCCCTTTCTATCTTCCTCCACCCTCTGAGATTCTATCTTCCAAGTTTCCATCTTTTCAAAATAACCCCAAAAGAAGTCAGTTAATGAACCTCAAATTATATGAATATGTGCATCATGAAAATAAACTAATGCATTATGATCTgaaaatttgaaacaaaaacaagTAGTTACACACCTGATCGTCAGAAAATCGCAATTGTTCCGCAACAAACAAAATGTACTTGTGATCTCCTAGCTTCAATGCCTTACCTAAACTTTTAGCTACTTTATGGTAGCTAACCATGTTTACCTTGAAACCATTGCTCATAAAAAGATTGTCCATCCACTTCTCTGTACTAGACTgtaaacacacacaaaaaaagaGACCTTAAATAACAAACAATTTTAAAGTGTTGACTGATAAAATACAAATAATATGTGAACACAGACAACAAACCTTAGTACCAATTTTAGTTTCGGCTAACCATGCAGGTAACTCTCCCAAGAATAGACATCCATCCATTGCCATACCACTTACTGTCAGTAAAATCTCTTTGAAACTCACCAAAGTCATCAAAGGTAGTCCCTACCAATAACATGTAAGAGAAAAAATTCCTTCACAAAGTTGTTGTTTAGAAGTTTCTGGTTGTAGTTTGGAAAGTTAGTAACCCCACAAACATATAatataaagaaattaaataacCAAATTTTATAATTGGGGCAAAAGATGTATTAGGGCATTTTAGGCTTGAGTTTGGTGGTTTTTATGGAAAGTTGTTATGTTATGAGAAAACATAGTCGGTGGTCATTATGTTCGATAAGTTTTGAAACAAAGAAACAAACTTTCTTATGGAAAGTTATTACGTTACGGAAAATCTTAGCTTGTGGTTGTTATGTTTTGTTATGTTAGAACATAGCTTGTGGCAATGGCAGACCTTAGGACGAAGTTTTACGGGGgactaataaaattttcaaatattttaggagtttaatgagaattgttttttaaaaaattagagtctaattaaaattttctaagaaCTTTAAGGGAGAAATGAAATATTCTAAAAATTTGGCAGGGggctaattaaaattttaaagaacaaaaaaTTCAAAGTTTCTCAAAATTTTGGGGGACCAAGGCCTTTTAGGCCCTTATAACGATCCGACCCTGATTTGTGGCATAAGATATATCTAAATGACACATACTTTGATGAAAAATATATACAAGGCCTATATCAAACTCAATAATTCCATTTTCAGTCTTCTAATTTTTGTTGTTTATGATTCATTGTATCCTATCGATAAACTTAAAACCTTAAGAAAATTTTACGCCTCATGTCATTATCTAAATCTGCTTAATTTTCTGACTTGCAACACAAGGTTTTCTAACAATTTCAACGAATAAACATAAAAGCCTTTTATAACCTGGATAGCCAATATGCTTGGACGGTTTCCATTAAAGCCTTTCATATGCAATGCTTCTTGAATATTAGAAGATTCCAATGGAATATGAAGAAACAAACAACTTCTTGGTATCTTAGCTCCAACATCTAGGAAGATATAATTaaacaaattaataaataaacatgtagcaaaat
Above is a genomic segment from Gossypium arboreum isolate Shixiya-1 chromosome 8, ASM2569848v2, whole genome shotgun sequence containing:
- the LOC108459009 gene encoding O-methyltransferase 1, chloroplastic; its protein translation is MGFSLRCASVLVPFPFNNKRNRGLLRAQLSDENDPLLRLAINSASLRLQETQRREPLFMDPYAGCLVPPHTRLNFENSSKHYCIATKFIDDKLLRTVNHMDGLKQVVLFSDGMDTRPYRLNWPSSTIIFDISPERVYQNAIEKLQDVGAKIPRSCLFLHIPLESSNIQEALHMKGFNGNRPSILAIQGLPLMTLVSFKEILLTVSGMAMDGCLFLGELPAWLAETKIGTKSSTEKWMDNLFMSNGFKVNMVSYHKVAKSLGKALKLGDHKYILFVAEQLRFSDDQMETWKIESQRVEEDRKGQDFE